A genomic stretch from Microcebus murinus isolate Inina chromosome 19, M.murinus_Inina_mat1.0, whole genome shotgun sequence includes:
- the TEDC2 gene encoding tubulin epsilon and delta complex protein 2 has translation MLPSGCSRRLVAELQGALDDCAERQLQLEQSLRVSRRLLRAWEPAGILAPEPPLGPETKEEDPSPACTPSPQDLKELELLTQALEKAVRVRKVISKAGERDKAPSLKSGSFATSPGMTASAPTRAPGQAGSCTSEAKPTRGIHQTTVPAKGHPERRLLSAGNRARVGVEARATRPGPGLRDQHVGPSAAPQALEAFTLKEKGRLLQLPAAFRKAASQNSRLWAQLRSAQPRDSTDAAAAAKTQFLQKMQTASGRPGPVLSAVEVEAEVGRLQEACSLLSLRMKEELSAAPTDWTQEYHCLLTLEGLQAVTGQCLHRLQELHAALAEQPVGPCPMERPSRTPPPCGGAADPFWSPQLLLYSSTQELQTLAALRLRVAMLDQQVHLEKVLMAELLPLVSSQEPPSLALCRAVHSLLCEGGERFLTILHDDPADSPPPSPRPQDPVRESPLLPGRS, from the exons ATGCTACCCTCCGGCTGCTCGCGCCG GCTGGTGGCCGAGCTGCAGGGTGCCCTGGACGACTGCGCAGAGCGACAGCTGCAGCTGGAGCAGAGCCTGCGCGTCTCTCGTCGGCTGCTGCGGGCCTG GGAACCAGCTGGGATCTTGGCTCCAGAACCACCTCTAGGGCCAGAAACTAAAGAAGAGGATCCCTCTCCAG CATGTACACCCAGCCCCCAAGACCTCAAGGAGCTGGAACTTCTGACCCAGGCCCTGGAGAAGGCTGTCCGGGTGCGAAAAGTCATTTCTAAGGCTGGAGAAAGAGACAAGGCCCCCAGCCTGAAATCCGGGTCTTTTGCCACGTCTCCTGGCATGACAGCCTCTGCCCCAACCCgggccccaggccaggctggcAGCTGCACATCAGAGGCAAAACCCACCAGGGGCATCCACCAGACCACAGTGCCTGCCAAGGGCCACCCTGAGCGCAGGCTCCTCTCAGCGGGCAATAGGGCCCGTGTGGGGGTAGAAGCcagagccaccaggcctgggccAGGCCTCAGGGACCAACACGTGGGCCCATCAGCTGCTCCTCAGGCCCTAGAAGCCTTCACACTCAAGGAGAAGGG GCGCCTGCTGCAGCTGCCTGCAGCCTTCAGGAAGGCGGCTTCCCAGAACTCCCG GTTGTGGGCCCAGCTCCGCTCTGCTCAGCCCAGGGATTCCACAGATGCTGCCGCTGCCGCCAAAACCCAGTTCCTCCAGAAGATGCAGACAGCC TCAGGCCGGCCTGGCCCCGTGCTCAGTGCGGTGGAGGTGGAGGCGGAGGTGGGGCGCCTACAGGAGGCCTGCTCGCTGCTGAGCCTGCGCATGAAGGAAGAGCTCTCTGCGG CCCCCACGGACTGGACGCAGGAGTACCACTGCCTGCTTACCCTGGAGGGGCTGCAGGCTGTCACTGGGCAGTGTCTCCACAGGCTGCAGGAGCTGCATGCAG CACTGGCAGAGCAGCCTGTGGGGCCGTGTCCTATGGAGAGGCCATCCAGGACCCCACCGCCCTGTGGAGGGGCAGCAGACCCCTTCTGGAGCCCCCAGCTGCTTCTCTACTCCAGCACCCAGGAGCTGCAGACCCTGGCGGCCCTCAGGCTGCGGGTGGCCATGCTGGACCAGCAGGTGCACCTGGAAAAG GTCCTAATGGCTGAACTCCTCCCCCTGGTGAGCTCCCAGGAGCCTCCCTCGCTGGCCCTGTGCCGTGCTGTGCACAGCCTGCTCTGTGAGGGGGGCGAGCGCTTCCTCACCATCCTGCACGATGACCCTGCAGACAGCCCGCCCCCCTCGCCCAGGCCTCAGGACCCCGTCAGGGAGAGTCCCCTCCTCCCTGGTCGGAGTTAA
- the NTN3 gene encoding netrin-3 — protein sequence MHCWPWGLLLTANTLSAALSPGPPAPPDPCHDEGGAPRSCVPGLVNAALGRQVLASSTCGRPATRACDASDPQRAHPAALLTSAGGTASPLCWRSDLLPRVPLNVTLTVPLGKAFELVFVSLRFCSAPPASAALLKSQDHGRSWAPLGFFSSHCGLDYGRLPAPADGPAGPGPEALCFPAPQAQPDGGGLLAFSVQDGSPPGLDLDSSPVLQDWVTATDIRVVLTRPATLAGTRDSEATAPYSYSATELQVGGRCKCNGHASRCLLDTQGHLICDCRHGTEGPDCGRCKPFYCDRPWQRATARESHACLACSCNGHARRCRFNMELYRLSGRRSGGVCLNCRHNTAGRHCHYCREGFYRDPGHALSDRRACRACDCHPVGAAGKTCNQTTGQCPCKDGVTGLTCNRCAPGFQQSRSPVAPCVKTPVPGPTEESSPVEPQDCDSHCRPARGSYRISLRKFCRKDYAVQVAVGARGEARGAWTRFPVAVLAVFRSGEERARRGSSALWVPAQDAACGCPRLLPGRRYLLLGGGPGSAGGGAGGRGPGLSAARGSLVLPWRDAWTRRLRRLQRRERRGRCGAA from the exons ATGCACTGCTGGCCCTGGGGGCTGCTGCTGACCGCCAACACTCTGTCAGCCGCACTGAGCCCCGGGCCGCCTGCGCCCCCTGACCCTTGCCATGATGAGGGGGGTGCACCCCGCAGCTGCGTGCCAGGCCTGGTGAATGCAGCCCTGGGCCGCCAGGTGCTGGCGTCCAGCACGTGTGGGCGGCCGGCCACTCGAGCCTGTGACGCCTCAGACCCGCAGCGGGCACACCCTGCTGCCCTCCTGACCTCTGCAGGGGGCACGGCAAGCCCTCTGTGTTGGCGCTCAGACTTGCTGCCCCGGGTTCCCCTCAACGTGACCCTCACGGTGCCCCTGGGCAAGGCTTTTGAGCTGGTCTTCGTGAGCCTGCGCTTCTGCTCGGCCCCTCCGGCGTCAGCGGCCCTGCTCAAGTCGCAGGACCATGGCCGCAGCTGGGCCCCCCTGGGCTTCTTCTCCTCCCACTGTGGCCTGGATTACGGCCGCCTGCCTGCCCCTGCCGACGGCCCGGCTGGCCCAGGGCCTGAGGCCCTGTGCTTCCCTGCACCCCAGGCCCAGCCCGACGGTGGTGGCCTTCTGGCCTTCAGTGTGCAGGACGGCAGCCCACCAGGCCTGGATCTGGACAGCAGCCCGGTGCTCCAAGACTGGGTGACCGCCACAGACATCCGTGTAGTGCTCACAAGGCCTGCCACACTGGCAGGCACCAGGGACTCGGAGGCCACAGCCCCGTACTCCTACTCAGCCACTGAACTGCAGGTGGGCGGCCGCTGCAAGTGTAATGGGCATGCCTCGAGGTGCCTGCTGGACACTCAGGGCCACCTGATCTGCGACTGCCGGCATGGCACTGAGGGCCCCGACTGTGGCCGCTGCAAGCCCTTCTACTGCGACAGGCCATGGCAGCGGGCCACGGCCCGGGAATCCCACGCCTGCCTTG CTTGCTCCTGCAACGGCCACGCCCGCCGCTGCCGCTTCAACATGGAGCTGTACCGACTGTCTGGCCGCCGCAGTGGGGGTGTCTGCCTCAATTGCCGGCACAACACTGCTGGCCGCCACTGCCACTACTGCCGGGAGGGCTTCTACCGAGACCCTGGCCATGCCCTGAGTGACCGCCGCGCTTGCAGGG CCTGCGACTGTCACCCCGTGGGTGCTGCTGGCAAAACCTGCAACCAGACCACAGGCCAGTGTCCCTGCAAGGACGGGGTCACTGGCCTCACCTGCAACCGCTGTGCCCCTGGCTTCCAGCAGAGCCGCTCCCCGGTGGCGCCCTGTGTTA AGACCCCTGTCCCTGGACCCACTGAGGAGAGCAGTCCGGTGGAgccccagg acTGTGACTCGCACTGCAGACCTGCTCGGGGCAGCTACCGCATCAGCCTGAGGAAGTTCTGCAGGAAGGACTACG CGGTGCAGGTGGCGGTGGGCGCCCGCGGCGAGGCACGCGGCGCGTGGACACGCTTCCCGGTGGCGGTGCTCGCCGTGTTCCGGAGCGGCGAGGAGCGCGCGCGGCGCGGGAGCAGCGCGCTGTGGGTGCCGGCCCAGGACGCGGCCTGCGGCTGCCCGCGCCTGCTACCCGGCCGCCGCTACCTGCTGCTGGGGGGCGGGCCGGGATccgcgggcgggggcgcgggaGGCAGGGGACCGGGGCTCAGCGCGGCTCGCGGAAGCCTCGTGCTGCCCTGGAGGGACGCGTGGACGCGGCGCCTGCGGAGGCTGCAGCGGCGCGAGCGGCGGGGGCGCTGCGGCGCAGCCTGA